One window of Branchiostoma lanceolatum isolate klBraLanc5 chromosome 6, klBraLanc5.hap2, whole genome shotgun sequence genomic DNA carries:
- the LOC136437295 gene encoding proteolipid protein DM beta-like → MSEEGCCYRFPGWTLLATLLCLAGAGLYCPTLFMAIIQTKDLFTMGGRQPSAEFDLLVEVIRWTSVGLAAWMGLMSLVFLCVGCMAKNVTDVKSYGGYSSNVRGGICNGFTIVITYLLFLLWLGVSCFSVLPVFLFYLTARVAVTAAGSSGGCINLQQFGLDVLFNNVTAASNDTVTTTAAPTGLTPTAAANATWNFNVPWEFCETDLTKFQGADGDHLFLLYVLALVGALLVTLSMVHFLMAQAANFVHIRESREALKYEDTKQKEEQELNIIMNSRQNLAGNW, encoded by the exons ATCGTTTCCCAGGATGGACCCTCCTAGCGACTCTCCTGTGCCTTGCAGGAGCAGGCCTGTACTGCCCAACTCTGTTCATGGCCATCATACAGACCAAGGACCTCTTTACAATGGGAGGGAGACAACCTTCAGCAGAGTTCGACTTGCT AGTGGAGGTTATAAGGTGGACATCTGTTGGTCTGGCTGCCTGGATGGGGCTGATGAGTCTGGTGTTCCTGTGTGTGGGGTGCATGGCCAAAAATGTCACTGATGTCAAGTCCTACGGAGGGTACTCATCAAATGTGCGGGGAGGAATCTGCAATGGATTC accATTGTGATCACGTACCTGCTGTTCCTGTTGTGGCTGGGTGTGTCGTGTTTCTCTGTTCTGCCCGTCTTTTTGTTCTACCTGACTGCGAGAGTTGCTGTCACCGCCGCGGGGAGCTCTGGAGGCTGCATCAACCTCCAGCAGTTCG GTCTGGATGTTCTGTTTAACAATGTGACTGCAGCCTCCAATGATACAGTCACAACAACTGCTGCGCCCACAGGCCTCACACCAACAGCAGCTGCAAACGCCACCTGGAACTTCAATGTTCCCTGGGAGTTCTGCGAGACAGACCTGACCAAGTTCCAGGGAGCTGAT GGAGATCACCTTTTCCTGCTGTACGTTCTGGCCCTGGTTGGAGCTCTGCTGGTCACCCTCAGCATG GTCCATTTCCTGATGGCCCAGGCCGCCAACTTTGTCCACATTAGGGAGTCCCGGGAGGCCCTGAAGTACGAGGACACCAAGCAGAAGGAGGAGCAGGAGCTCAACATCATCATGAACTCTCGACAAAACCTCGCTGGGAACTGGTAG
- the LOC136437268 gene encoding centriole and centriolar satellite protein ofd1-like isoform X1, whose product MTSSREDSMSAEDLRQQLYHTFKERGLLDSLKSQLRNKLITELRSSGRSDRAPRPVDIPEGGSLLHRAANSLIADHLQKCSYDYSLSVFLPECGISRDQLLTTSDLLQLLRVNPQSKVHKSLTGKLHGSSKGFLWQLLCELTSALPQGLTEDIGCQTDAATLPPAASLNDKLRSVDERFSVQRDQLAASSALTIEDRMLSYQRKVDERARSQVKQEVAHFKETELVRMRLEEKEKTRREIDAMRRELEQEYRIKSDALLARERNAIERLQKQQEIQDKEMHAQRQAILEELETVRSRETQARREAEVNDRAVQIEQDKMKSLEENIHRREEAVKSIEETYEKRLNNEMMKYKLEVKGQYVKRLQEEEEREARNREEARRLAEERTAQTRVKEELRETTACLKQLERDLEAKDRDMSYTTKQNQVLQERLREMGDLRHIKEEAALLQRDLDSANRKLAEMGNEHQQEKLRLEKLLQEERERSSRPPADMLVLQGELQRERARLSTEKAVCEHQKQQLKNELDSEVTRNNDLRRRHDEQTRLLNQTEREVADLRLALQQTQLALQNEIYRNPKPSVINSHRSSTPSSDDDLLRPANSDLYMDTSLRKTRVDPALQLVGGYHSNRMSDRPGRSSRPDRSLGFIEETKQRFLQLEREAENLEKTYQTYQQKMGNIPSLPRDPAQGIIGRHHTSPPRPTHHVSWAEPPQVRPATATGLGESYTSTIPSPIRGSDDQPRPLSSTPYRQDGHLHGNSSLGLSEVTNWSPEQTLGPSRTQRRREDDMPRESVRAPADPMTVDDLIARPGEPSVVVLPGSETDSERSASPPLHESTVLGAERRAVEPEPDVSSTRPFPGQEPQDSRPVPSPRRQDTLPEVRQGERWSTLDMERQSQDWAQEDRRQQEEKERQEREEREQREWEETMRKREERRKKEEEERERQRRELERLQKLEEEKAEERRRQQHQEEERKRREEEEQRRQEQEKAKEERERLQREEQKKREKEEQEAAQAKKEEEDAGIDPVMKQYMERLKRQKEEEKAKEAAAGSQSSISEQISAAEDLGSIEGGESDFEW is encoded by the exons ATGACTTCCTCACGTGAAGACTCCATGAGCGCAGAAGACCTGAGGCAGCAGCTCTATCACACCTTCAAGGAGAGAGGGCTGCTAGACTCCTTAAAG AGTCAACTGAGGAACAAACTGATCACAGAGCTGAGGTCCAGCGGCCGCTCAGATCGGGCTCCTCGGCCTGTCGATATTCCAGAGGGAGGGTCTCTGCTGCATAGAGCAGCCAACAGCCTGATAGCCGACCACCTGCAGAAGTGTAGCTACGACTATTCCCTGTCAGTCTTCCTTCCAGAATGTGGGATCTCACGGGATCAG CTGCTCACCACAAGTGACCTTCTACAACTCCTCAGAGTCAATCCTCAGTCAAAAGTGCACAAGTCATTG ACCGGAAAACTACATGGTTCTTCCAAAG GTTTCCTATGGCAGCTGTTGTGTGAGCTGACCTCTGCCCTCCCCCAGGGGTTAACTGAGGACATCGGGTGCCAGACAGATGCTGCAACTCTACCTCCTGCTGCATCACTCA ATGATAAGCTGCGGTCTGTAGATGAACGGTTCTCAGTACAACGGGACCAACTGGCCGCCAGCAGCGCACTGACCATTGAGGACAGGATGTTGTCCTACCAGCGCAAGGTCGACGAGCGTGCAAGGTCACAGGTCAAGCAGGAG GTTGCCCACTTCAAGGAAACAGAGCTGGTTAGGATGAGgctggaggagaaggagaagacaaGACGGGAGATAGATGCAATGAGGAGAGAG TTGGAGCAGGAATACCGTATCAAGTCTGATGCTCTGCTGGCCCGTGAGAGGAACGCAATTGAGAGGCTACAGAAGCAACAAGAG ATCCAAGACAAAGAGATGCATGCCCAGAGACAGGCCATACTCGAGGAGCTGGAGACGGTACGGAGTAGGGAGACACAGGCTAGAAGGGAAGCAGAAGTTAATGACAG AGCTGTGCAGATTGAACAGGACAAGATGAAGAGTTTGGAAGAGAACATCCACCGTAGAGAGGAGGCCGTGAAGAGCATTGAGGAGACTTACGAGAAGAGGCTGAACAATGAGATGATGAA ATACAAActtgaggtcaaaggtcaatatgTGAAACGACTTCAAGAGGAAGAGGAGCGGGAAGCTAGGAACAGGG AGGAGGCAAGACGCCTTGCGGAGGAGAGGACTGCACAGACCAGGGTAAAAGAGGAACTGAGGGAGACAACAGCCTGTCTTAAACAGCTGGAG AGAGACTTGGAGGCAAAGGACCGAGACATGTCATACACTACCAAGCAGAACCAAGTTTTACAAGAAAGGCTCAGAGAA ATGGGAGACCTCAGACACATCAAGGAAGAGGCTGCATTACTACAAAGAGACCTGGACTCTGCCAACAG GAAACTGGCAGAAATGGGTAATGAGCACCAGCAAGAGAAGTTGA GGCTGGAAAAACTGCTGCAGGAGGAGAGGGAGAGGTCGTCACGCCCCCCGGCAGACAtgctggtactgcagggtgAACTGCAGAGGGAGCGAGCACGACTCAGCACGGAGAAGGCCGTGTGTGAGCACCAGAAACAGCAGCTCAAGAACGAACTAGACTCGGAG GTCACCAGAAATAACGATCTGCGCAGACGACATGATGAACAGACACGACTGTTGAACCAGACAGAACGAGAGGTCGCTGACCTCAGGCTGGCCCTACAGCAGACTCAACTGG CCTTGCAGAATGAGATCTACAGAAATCCCAAACCTTCAGTTATAAACAG TCACCGGTCCTCCACCCCATCCTCTGATGACGACCTACTCAGACCTGCAAACTCTGACCTCTACATGGACACAAGCCTGAGGAAGACCAGGGTGGATCCTGCCCTCCAGTTGGTTGGaggttaccatagcaacaggaTGAGTGACAGGCCTGGCAGGAGTAGTCGGCCTGACAGGTCACTGGGGTTCATAGAGGagaccaagcagaggtttttgCAACTGGAGAGAGAGGCTGAG AATTTGGAGAAGACGTACCAAACCTATCAGCAGAAAATGGGCAACATTCCGTCATTACCGCGGGATCCCGCACAGGGAATTATTGGTCGCCATCACACGTCACCACCGCGCCCAACACACCACGTGTCCTGGGCCGAACCACCGCAGGTCAGACCTGCAACTGCAACTGGGCTAG GTGAGTCCTACACCAGCACGATCCCCTCACCTATCCGAGGGTCTGACGACCAACCGCGACCTTTGTCCTCCACACCCTACAGACAAGATGGccatctccatggcaacagttccCTGGGGCTGTCAGAGGTCACGAACTGGAGTCCTGAGCAGACGCTGGGGCCATCTCGCACTCAGAG AAGAAGAGAAGACGACATGCCCAGAGAGTCTGTACGCGCCCCTGCCGACCCCATGACTGTGGATGACCTCATCGCCCGGCCAGGGGAACCTAGTGTGGTGGTCTTACCTGGTAGTGAGACAG ATTCAGAGCGATCTGCCTCCCCACCACTGCACGAGTCgacagtccttggtgctgaaagacggGCTGTTGAGCCAGAGCCTGACGTCTCCTCCACCCGACCTTTCCCAGGACAGGAGCCACAGGACAGCAGGCCTGTACCATCACCCAGGAGACAAGACACTCTACCAG AAGTAAGACAGGGTGAAAGATGGTCCACCCTGGACATGGAGAGACAATCTCAAGACTGGGCACAGGAAGACAGGAGACAgcaggaggagaaagaaag GCAAGAGCGGGAAGAAAGGGAGCAGCGAGAGTGGGAAGAGACCATGAGGAAACGAGAGGAGAGGAGGAAAAAGGAAGAGGAGGAACGTGAAAGACAACGGAGGGAACTGGAGAGACTACAGAAGCTAGAG GAAGAGAAGGCTGAAGAAAGGAGGAGGCAGCAGcatcaagaagaagaaaggaaaaggagAGAAGAGGAAGAGCAAAGAAGACAGGAGCAAGAGAAAGCCAAGGAGGAAAGAGAGAGACTACAAAGAGAGGAACAAAAGAAGAGGGAAAAGGAGGAGCAAGAAGCTGCCCAGGCAaagaaagaagaggaagatGCTGGGATTGACCCGGTGATGAAGCAATACATGGAGAGATTAAAAAGACAGAAGGAGGAAGAAAAGGCAAAG GAGGCTGCAGCAGGGTCCCAGTCCAGCATCTCAGAACAGATCTCAGCAGCAGAGGACTTAGGCAG CATTGAAGGTGGCGAATCTGACTTTGAATGGTAG
- the LOC136437268 gene encoding centriole and centriolar satellite protein ofd1-like isoform X2, translated as MTSSREDSMSAEDLRQQLYHTFKERGLLDSLKSQLRNKLITELRSSGRSDRAPRPVDIPEGGSLLHRAANSLIADHLQKCSYDYSLSVFLPECGISRDQLLTTSDLLQLLRVNPQSKVHKSLTGKLHGSSKGFLWQLLCELTSALPQGLTEDIGCQTDAATLPPAASLNDKLRSVDERFSVQRDQLAASSALTIEDRMLSYQRKVDERARSQVKQEVAHFKETELVRMRLEEKEKTRREIDAMRRELEQEYRIKSDALLARERNAIERLQKQQEIQDKEMHAQRQAILEELETVRSRETQARREAEVNDRAVQIEQDKMKSLEENIHRREEAVKSIEETYEKRLNNEMMKYKLEVKGQYVKRLQEEEEREARNREEARRLAEERTAQTRVKEELRETTACLKQLERDLEAKDRDMSYTTKQNQVLQERLREMGDLRHIKEEAALLQRDLDSANRKLAEMGNEHQQEKLRLEKLLQEERERSSRPPADMLVLQGELQRERARLSTEKAVCEHQKQQLKNELDSEVTRNNDLRRRHDEQTRLLNQTEREVADLRLALQQTQLALQNEIYRNPKPSVINSHRSSTPSSDDDLLRPANSDLYMDTSLRKTRVDPALQLVGGYHSNRMSDRPGRSSRPDRSLGFIEETKQRFLQLEREAENLEKTYQTYQQKMGNIPSLPRDPAQGIIGRHHTSPPRPTHHVSWAEPPQVRPATATGLGESYTSTIPSPIRGSDDQPRPLSSTPYRQDGHLHGNSSLGLSEVTNWSPEQTLGPSRTQRREDDMPRESVRAPADPMTVDDLIARPGEPSVVVLPGSETDSERSASPPLHESTVLGAERRAVEPEPDVSSTRPFPGQEPQDSRPVPSPRRQDTLPEVRQGERWSTLDMERQSQDWAQEDRRQQEEKERQEREEREQREWEETMRKREERRKKEEEERERQRRELERLQKLEEEKAEERRRQQHQEEERKRREEEEQRRQEQEKAKEERERLQREEQKKREKEEQEAAQAKKEEEDAGIDPVMKQYMERLKRQKEEEKAKEAAAGSQSSISEQISAAEDLGSIEGGESDFEW; from the exons ATGACTTCCTCACGTGAAGACTCCATGAGCGCAGAAGACCTGAGGCAGCAGCTCTATCACACCTTCAAGGAGAGAGGGCTGCTAGACTCCTTAAAG AGTCAACTGAGGAACAAACTGATCACAGAGCTGAGGTCCAGCGGCCGCTCAGATCGGGCTCCTCGGCCTGTCGATATTCCAGAGGGAGGGTCTCTGCTGCATAGAGCAGCCAACAGCCTGATAGCCGACCACCTGCAGAAGTGTAGCTACGACTATTCCCTGTCAGTCTTCCTTCCAGAATGTGGGATCTCACGGGATCAG CTGCTCACCACAAGTGACCTTCTACAACTCCTCAGAGTCAATCCTCAGTCAAAAGTGCACAAGTCATTG ACCGGAAAACTACATGGTTCTTCCAAAG GTTTCCTATGGCAGCTGTTGTGTGAGCTGACCTCTGCCCTCCCCCAGGGGTTAACTGAGGACATCGGGTGCCAGACAGATGCTGCAACTCTACCTCCTGCTGCATCACTCA ATGATAAGCTGCGGTCTGTAGATGAACGGTTCTCAGTACAACGGGACCAACTGGCCGCCAGCAGCGCACTGACCATTGAGGACAGGATGTTGTCCTACCAGCGCAAGGTCGACGAGCGTGCAAGGTCACAGGTCAAGCAGGAG GTTGCCCACTTCAAGGAAACAGAGCTGGTTAGGATGAGgctggaggagaaggagaagacaaGACGGGAGATAGATGCAATGAGGAGAGAG TTGGAGCAGGAATACCGTATCAAGTCTGATGCTCTGCTGGCCCGTGAGAGGAACGCAATTGAGAGGCTACAGAAGCAACAAGAG ATCCAAGACAAAGAGATGCATGCCCAGAGACAGGCCATACTCGAGGAGCTGGAGACGGTACGGAGTAGGGAGACACAGGCTAGAAGGGAAGCAGAAGTTAATGACAG AGCTGTGCAGATTGAACAGGACAAGATGAAGAGTTTGGAAGAGAACATCCACCGTAGAGAGGAGGCCGTGAAGAGCATTGAGGAGACTTACGAGAAGAGGCTGAACAATGAGATGATGAA ATACAAActtgaggtcaaaggtcaatatgTGAAACGACTTCAAGAGGAAGAGGAGCGGGAAGCTAGGAACAGGG AGGAGGCAAGACGCCTTGCGGAGGAGAGGACTGCACAGACCAGGGTAAAAGAGGAACTGAGGGAGACAACAGCCTGTCTTAAACAGCTGGAG AGAGACTTGGAGGCAAAGGACCGAGACATGTCATACACTACCAAGCAGAACCAAGTTTTACAAGAAAGGCTCAGAGAA ATGGGAGACCTCAGACACATCAAGGAAGAGGCTGCATTACTACAAAGAGACCTGGACTCTGCCAACAG GAAACTGGCAGAAATGGGTAATGAGCACCAGCAAGAGAAGTTGA GGCTGGAAAAACTGCTGCAGGAGGAGAGGGAGAGGTCGTCACGCCCCCCGGCAGACAtgctggtactgcagggtgAACTGCAGAGGGAGCGAGCACGACTCAGCACGGAGAAGGCCGTGTGTGAGCACCAGAAACAGCAGCTCAAGAACGAACTAGACTCGGAG GTCACCAGAAATAACGATCTGCGCAGACGACATGATGAACAGACACGACTGTTGAACCAGACAGAACGAGAGGTCGCTGACCTCAGGCTGGCCCTACAGCAGACTCAACTGG CCTTGCAGAATGAGATCTACAGAAATCCCAAACCTTCAGTTATAAACAG TCACCGGTCCTCCACCCCATCCTCTGATGACGACCTACTCAGACCTGCAAACTCTGACCTCTACATGGACACAAGCCTGAGGAAGACCAGGGTGGATCCTGCCCTCCAGTTGGTTGGaggttaccatagcaacaggaTGAGTGACAGGCCTGGCAGGAGTAGTCGGCCTGACAGGTCACTGGGGTTCATAGAGGagaccaagcagaggtttttgCAACTGGAGAGAGAGGCTGAG AATTTGGAGAAGACGTACCAAACCTATCAGCAGAAAATGGGCAACATTCCGTCATTACCGCGGGATCCCGCACAGGGAATTATTGGTCGCCATCACACGTCACCACCGCGCCCAACACACCACGTGTCCTGGGCCGAACCACCGCAGGTCAGACCTGCAACTGCAACTGGGCTAG GTGAGTCCTACACCAGCACGATCCCCTCACCTATCCGAGGGTCTGACGACCAACCGCGACCTTTGTCCTCCACACCCTACAGACAAGATGGccatctccatggcaacagttccCTGGGGCTGTCAGAGGTCACGAACTGGAGTCCTGAGCAGACGCTGGGGCCATCTCGCACTCAGAG AAGAGAAGACGACATGCCCAGAGAGTCTGTACGCGCCCCTGCCGACCCCATGACTGTGGATGACCTCATCGCCCGGCCAGGGGAACCTAGTGTGGTGGTCTTACCTGGTAGTGAGACAG ATTCAGAGCGATCTGCCTCCCCACCACTGCACGAGTCgacagtccttggtgctgaaagacggGCTGTTGAGCCAGAGCCTGACGTCTCCTCCACCCGACCTTTCCCAGGACAGGAGCCACAGGACAGCAGGCCTGTACCATCACCCAGGAGACAAGACACTCTACCAG AAGTAAGACAGGGTGAAAGATGGTCCACCCTGGACATGGAGAGACAATCTCAAGACTGGGCACAGGAAGACAGGAGACAgcaggaggagaaagaaag GCAAGAGCGGGAAGAAAGGGAGCAGCGAGAGTGGGAAGAGACCATGAGGAAACGAGAGGAGAGGAGGAAAAAGGAAGAGGAGGAACGTGAAAGACAACGGAGGGAACTGGAGAGACTACAGAAGCTAGAG GAAGAGAAGGCTGAAGAAAGGAGGAGGCAGCAGcatcaagaagaagaaaggaaaaggagAGAAGAGGAAGAGCAAAGAAGACAGGAGCAAGAGAAAGCCAAGGAGGAAAGAGAGAGACTACAAAGAGAGGAACAAAAGAAGAGGGAAAAGGAGGAGCAAGAAGCTGCCCAGGCAaagaaagaagaggaagatGCTGGGATTGACCCGGTGATGAAGCAATACATGGAGAGATTAAAAAGACAGAAGGAGGAAGAAAAGGCAAAG GAGGCTGCAGCAGGGTCCCAGTCCAGCATCTCAGAACAGATCTCAGCAGCAGAGGACTTAGGCAG CATTGAAGGTGGCGAATCTGACTTTGAATGGTAG